The following are from one region of the Halogeometricum sp. S3BR5-2 genome:
- the rnhA gene encoding ribonuclease HI, translating to MPTADCDPEEARRRLEEAGVDVEEGNTEYERWRAARGDANAVAYDDKVVVQGARPTDLLALLRESGGRAHVYFDGASRGNPGPAAVGWAIVNSEGIVGEGSETIGETTNNRAEYEALIRALEAAAEFGFDEVDVRGDSELIVKQVRGEYGTNNPELKERRVRVRELLERFDRWTLEHVPREINDRADSLANEALDHA from the coding sequence ATGCCGACAGCAGACTGCGACCCCGAGGAGGCCCGGCGGCGACTGGAGGAGGCCGGGGTCGACGTCGAGGAGGGGAACACGGAGTACGAACGCTGGCGCGCCGCCCGCGGCGACGCCAACGCCGTCGCCTACGACGACAAGGTCGTCGTGCAGGGGGCGCGTCCGACAGACCTGCTCGCCCTCCTCAGGGAGTCCGGCGGCCGGGCGCACGTCTACTTCGACGGCGCGAGTCGGGGCAACCCCGGTCCCGCGGCGGTCGGGTGGGCAATCGTGAACTCGGAGGGCATCGTCGGCGAGGGCTCCGAGACCATCGGCGAGACGACGAACAACCGCGCGGAGTACGAGGCGCTCATCCGGGCGCTGGAGGCCGCCGCGGAGTTCGGCTTCGACGAGGTGGACGTGCGCGGCGACTCCGAGTTGATAGTCAAGCAGGTCCGCGGGGAGTACGGGACGAACAACCCCGAACTGAAGGAGCGTCGCGTCCGGGTCCGCGAACTGCTCGAACGGTTCGACCGCTGGACGCTCGAACACGTCCCGCGGGAGATAAACGACCGCGCCGACTCCCTAGCGAACGAGGCCCTCGACCATGCCTGA